From the genome of Carassius gibelio isolate Cgi1373 ecotype wild population from Czech Republic chromosome B10, carGib1.2-hapl.c, whole genome shotgun sequence, one region includes:
- the atp8b5b gene encoding phospholipid-transporting ATPase ID: MGSLLSACGINTKKKKVEEERHLRANDREFNLSFKYATNAIKTSKYNVFTFLPLNLFEQFQRLANAYFVFLLILQLIPQISSLSWFTTVVPLLLVLSMTLAKDLSDDITRHKNDKHVNNRKVEVLIDGELKSEKWMNVQVGDIVKLENNEFVTADLLLLSSSEPLNLIYIETAELDGETNLKVKQALTLTGDLGNDIQKLAAFNGEVRCEPPNNRLDKFTGTLTVGGETFALDNERILLRGCTLRNTEWCFGLVLFGGPDTKLMQNSGKSVFKRTSIDHLMNVLVMFIFGFLAFMCTILSIGNGIWEYIEGNSFITFLPRADGANASLSAFLTFWSYVIILNTVVPISLYVSVEILRLGNSYFIDWDCKMYHVKSDTPAQARTTTLNEELGQIKYIFSDKTGTLTQNIMTFNRCSINGKSYGEVVDFAGQRVEVTEKTEKVDFSWNPLADPKFCFHDHKLVEAVKSGSPEVQAFFRLLALCHTVMPEEKTEGELFYQAQSPDEGALVTAARNFGFVFRSRTPETISLVEMGVPITYELLAVLDFNNVRKRMSAIVRSPDGKLTLFCKGADTIIYERLHPSSTKLMEVTTEHLNEYAGEGLRTLALAYKDLDEDEFEKWKERHHEASTSLEDREAKLDAIYEEIEKDLLLLGASAVEDKLQDGVPQTIEQLAKADIKIWVLTGDKQETAENIGYSCNMLREEMREIFIVASNTAEEVREELVNARKKMSPESGDEPPIEKSRLLGKKSQVVEDEKVDGEYGLVINGHSLAFALQKDMQLELLRTACMCQTVICCRVTPLQKAQVVELVKKHKKAVTLAIGDGANDVSMIKTAHIGVGISGQEGMQAVLSSDFSFAQFRYLQRLLLVHGRWSYLRMCKFLRYFFYKNFTFTFVHFWYGFFCGFSAQTVYDEWFITLYNLVYTALPVIGLSLFDQDVNDRWSFQYPQLYAPGQLNQYFSKMAFARILLHSCYSSLVLFFIPWAAMCDTVRDDGKDIADYQSFALLAQTCLLIAVSVQMGLDTYYWTAVNQFFLWGSLSVYFAVTFTMYSNGMYLIFTSSFPFIGAARNSLNQPNVWLTIFLTTILCILPVVAKRFLFIQLKPTINDKVRHKVRQTKAAPPLPSHKFPRRRISTRRSGYAFSHARGYGDLVTSGRFLRIPVKSRPALFHQTDTPVADSTPQTYRTIFEEAQSP, translated from the exons ATGGGCTCCCTGCTGTCTGCGTGTGGAATTAAcacgaagaagaaaaaagtaGAAG aggAGAGGCATCTGCGAGCGAATGACAGGGAATTCAACCTGTCGTTTAAGTATGCA ACCAATGCCATCAAGACCTCCAAGTACAACGTGTTCACCTTCCTCCCTCTCAATCTGTTCGAGCAGTTTCAAAGACTGGCCAATGCCTACTTCGTCTTTCTTCTCATCTTACAG CTGATTCCTCAGATCTCGTCTCTGAGCTGGTTCACCACTGTAGTCCCACTGCTGCTGGTGCTGTCTATGACTCTAGCCAAAGATCTCTCTGATGACATC accagacacaagAATGACAAACATGTGAACAACAGAAAAGTAGAAGTGCTCATTGATGGAGA GCTGAAGAGTGAAAAATGGATGAATGTTCAAGTGGGTGACATTGTGAAGCTGGAAAACAATGAGTTTGTCACA GCAGATCTGTTGTTACTCTCTAGTAGTGAACCTCTCAACCTCATCTATATTGAGACGGCTGAGCTGGACGG AGAGACCAACCTGAAGGTGAAGCAGGCTCTGACACTCACAGGAGACCTGGGCAATGACATCCAGAAACTAGCAGCATTCAATG GTGAGGTGCGCTGTGAGCCTCCAAACAACCGTCTGGATAAGTTCACAGGGACTCTGACGGTGGGAGGAGAGACGTTTGCGCTGGATAACGAGAGGATTCTGCTCCGAGGATGTACCCTCAGAAACACTGAGTGGTGCTTCGGCCTGGTGCTGTTTGGAG GTCCTGACACAAAACTCATGCAGAACTCTGGTAAATCAGTCTTCAAGAGAACCAGCATTGATCATCTCATGAATGTCCTGGTGATGTTT ATTTTTGGTTTTCTGGCCTTCATGTGCACCATCTTGTCCATTGGGAATGGCATTTGGGAATACATAGAGGGGAATTCCTTCATTACCTTCCTCCCCAGGGCTGATGGGGCGAATGCATCTCTCTCAGCATTTCTCACCTTCTGGTCCTACGTCATCATCCTCAACACCGTGGTTCCCATCTCTCTCTATGTCAG TGTTGAGATCCTTCGTCTGGGGAACAGTTATTTCATTGACTGGGACTGTAAAATGTACCACGTCAAGAGTGACACACCGGCCCAGGCCAGGACGACCACACTCAATGAAGAGCTGGGTCAGATCAAATATATCTTCTCTGACAAGACGGGAACTTTGACTCAGAACATCATGACCTTCAACAGGTGCTCCATCAATGGAAAATCATACG GTGAGGTTGTGGACTTTGCTGGACAGAGGGTTGAAGTCACTGAG AAGACAGAGAAGGTCGATTTCTCCTGGAACCCTCTTGCTGACCCAAAGTTCTGTTTCCATGACCACAAGCTGGTGGAAGCGGTGAAGTCGGGTTCTCCGGAGGTCCAGGCCTTCTTCCGTCTGCTGGCGCTCTGCCACACTGTCATGCCTGAGGAAAAAACTGAAG GAGAGCTCTTTTACCAGGCTCAGTCTCCAGACGAGGGGGCTCTGGTCACCGCAGCAAGGAATTTCGGCTTTGTTTTTCGCTCTCGTACCCCAGAAACCATCTCTTTGGTGGAGATGGGTGTGCCCATCACCTATGAGCTACTGGCGGTGCTGGACTTCAACAACGTCCGCAAGAGGATGTCTGCTATTG TTCGTAGTCCAGACGGCAAGCTGACACTGTTCTGTAAGGGAGCCGACACGATTATCTACGAGAGGCTGCATCCATCCTCCACCAAACTCATGGAGGTCACCACAGAACATCTGAAC GAATATGCTGGAGAGGGTCTGAGGACGTTGGCTTTGGCCTATAAAGACTTAGACGAAGACGAGTTCGAGAAGTGGAAAGAGCGCCACCATGAGGCCAGCACCTCGCTGGAGGACCGTGAGGCAAAACTGGATGCAATTTATGAAGAGATTGAGAAAGATTTACTG CTTCTTGGTGCTTCTGCGGTTGAGGATAAACTTCAAGACGGCGTGCCTCAGACGATTGAGCAGCTCGCCAAAGCTGACATCAAAATCTGGGTGCTGACTGGAGACAAACAGG AGACGGCTGAGAACATCGGTTATTCTTGTAATATGCTGCGAGAGGAAATGAGAGAGATCTTCATAGTGGCCAGCAACACGGCAGAGGAAGTGCGAGAGGAGCTCGT AAACGCCAGGAAAAAGATGTCACCAGAATCAGGGGACGAGCCCCCCATTGAGAAGAGCAGACTTCTGGGTAAAAAATCCCAGGTGGTGGAAGACGAGAAGGTGGATGGAGAGTACGGACTGGTGATTAACGGCCACAGTCTG GCATTTGCTCTGCAGAAGGACATGCAGTTGGAGCTGTTGAGGACCGCATGTATGTGCCAAACGGTCATCTGTTGCAGGGTCACCCCTCTCCAGAAAGCTCAAGTGGTGGAACTTGTCAAGAAGCACAAGAAAGCTGTGACTCTAGCTATTGGAGATGGAGCCAATGACGTCAGCATGATCAAAA CTGCACACATCGGCGTTGGCATTAGTGGGCAGGAGGGCATGCAGGCGGTGCTCTCCAGTGACTTCTCCTTCGCTCAGTTCCGTTACCTCCAGCGCCTCCTGTTGGTCCACGGCCGCTGGTCCTATCTGCGCATGTGTAAGTTTCTGCGCTACTTCTTCTACAAGAACTTCACCTTCACCTTCGTCCACTTCTGGTACGGCTTCTTCTGCGGCTTCTCTGCACAG ACTGTGTATGATGAGTGGTTCATTACGCTCTACAACCTGGTGTATACAGCTTTACCTGTTATTGGCCTCAGTCTCTTTGATCAA GATGTAAATGACCGCTGGAGTTTCCAGTACCCCCAGCTGTACGCTCCGGGTCAGCTGAACCAGTATTTCAGTAAGATGGCCTTCGCGAGGATCCTGCTGCACAGCTGCTACAGCTCACTTGTCCTCTTCTTCATCCCTTGGGCAGCCATGTGTGACACCGTCAGAGATGATGGCAAAGACATTGCAGATTATCAATCATTTGCCCTGCTAGCGCAGACCTGCCTGCTCATTGCCGTCAGTGTGCAG aTGGGTTTGGACACGTACTATTGGACAGCAGTGAATCAGTTCTTCCTGTGGGGCAGTCTGTCAGTGTATTTTGCCGTCACCTTCACCATGTACAGCAACGGCATGTACTTGATCTTCACGTCATCTTTTCCTTTCATTG GCGCTGCAAGAAACTCCCTGAACCAGCCGAACGTGTGGCTGACCATATTCCTAACCACCATATTGTGCATATTGCCTGTGGTGGCCAAACGGTTCCTCTTCATCCAACTCAAGCCCACTATCAACGACAAG GTGCGACACAAGGTCAGACAGACAAAAGCTGCGCCTCCGTTGCCTTCTCACAAATTCCCTCGACGACGAATCAGTACGCGGCGATCTGGTTACGCCTTCTCTCATGCTCGCGGTTATGGAGACCTTGTCACCTCGGGACGCTTTCTACGTATTCCAGTTAAGAGCAGACCAGCTCTTTTCCACCAAACTGACACACCGGTGGCTGACAGCACACCTCAGACCTATCGAACCATTTTCGAGGAGGCCCAGAGTCCCTAA
- the LOC127966415 gene encoding AP-4 complex accessory subunit RUSC2 yields the protein MRLQGILLSFALTLFMPLNQPAMQGPMLCSAGAYKMDVSPKSGETLIVCHIHGQSAGGDLSVQTSRRPRTLNLTHSISLPERGDLPREALDYGYLSHTSSKETERKKVTENSRVYESSPMLCALNSPSTSPRLKQEPLHRRGTPRWHNLFIPESEVNEDEEDEDSDGDNLHKYNEGSSLQLQGNVTQSNMNPFSQVKEQERAFDTGCADRRDSRGTPVLMDCDEQDWGDEEDFSKHTLVEPDNSWAPTEKVIESITQNQSDYVTDSSCNSSDGVLVNFSAIYHKTNNAVPASPLSLDSPVPGSGMVLQDSSNPLPSWSSHNPDPNCNIYPFNEISDLTMCLQSQARLAGSTQNYYKLVTCDLSSQSSPSPPWSSLTSFSETQSQGSCSPPSEYFLFGHSEEEEREKPKVCQTEHKGDGNIEVNNIRRADKDQSKGTKERMAHIKTHHSAPREHKSFNYIKTPQSQSWISSQKCSTLSNLGALQNSCPSHLDTNLSSPLSRQHATSFVEIARCKKGNGEQSIKKYIEDPSGSQFIQNLSSIQKQDDSEMATKSLSADSSSQSNPRGASSPEVVRYTKAQRPTFLPIQPFVLQAPSGKQQTKALGSLLNQYISYKYSKPGPSKATCKSKSYPHHKQPSPLRSSSNIDPEAATSSDTCSTCTSSPFLPHNHSQCTHPCTFLGLIHQDRNPHMSPNMRPRSPQSQEQADGSPKACSSQTQLSQKHSWYGKQASQKCPLKQAPIVQTPTPQLIKEETTCPLEASFPLHQNSSPAITSVTSLTSITSIVSPPSTGRKFLWPFEASSQVCTNENPNTNVQHFFKPRRSPCVMRERQHGDSLSMTDRPPEVFCLSPEAPSDLLLIDLLHKRSMLKAVGLAVDLIMAHFNSRKDPEEKIRLGNSLLCTTISHLVLKQLYPAIQNILQDGFKAYKLDLIIGQRRNKLWNIVEATARPGSSTQLSDSLVSAVKKCSQLSSRIRLSVFIIDLLNLHALESWIRHLYNCIDVVSEHYHHWGFLALAQGPTYGPLFHELLLLLQPLSLLPFDLHLPSKPNLQSKEKQNHRAPLPLRLVAQSAQILQMSLIQDNSRSPTGHSDAFRKRVTDGFWLNQTPTSECETQKKEDAATGRKNNEMPQSSTSPLEDKHLSELRWARLFGAKVGTPVGPQKAQKNMSGPLRRRPSEWLKLGASKVDLPAQSVWIGKLPETHLSGNHDRDTPNEDEISF from the exons ATGAGATTACAAGGGATTCTGCTGAGTTTTGCATTGACTCTGTTTATGCCACTTAATCAGCCTGCCATGCAAGGACCGATGCTTTGCAGTGCTGGTGCTTATAAAATGGACGTCTCCCCAAAGTCAGGAGAAACTCTGATTGTGTGCCACATCCATGGCCAGTCTGCTGGGGGGGACCTATCTGTACAGACATCCAGACGGCCACGCACTTTGAATTTAACCCACAGTATATCCCTTCCTGAGAGAGGAGATCTGCCGAGGGAAGCACTTGACTATGGCTATCTAAGCCACACAAGTTCAAAAGAAACAGAGCGCAAAAAGGTGACTGAAAATTCTCGAGTGTATGAATCGTCCCCAATGCTTTGTGCTTTGAACTCTCCATCGACCAGTCCTCGACTAAAACAAGAGCCATTGCATCGCAGAGGTACTCCCAGGTGGCATAACCTCTTCATCCCTGAATCAGAAGTGAatgaggatgaagaggatgaGGACTCCGATGGAGACAACTTGCACAAGTACAATGAGGGGTCATCCCTTCAACTACAGGGAAATGTGACTCAAAGTAATATGAATCCTTTTAGCCAAGTCAAAGAACAGGAAAGGGCATTTGATACAGGTTGTGCCGATCGCAGGGATAGCAGAGGAACCCCTGTATTAATGGACTGTGATGAACAGGATTGGGGTGATGAGGAAGACTTCAGCAAGCATACTCTCGTGGAACCTGATAACAGCTGGGCTCCAACTGAAAAAGTTATCGAATCCATTACTCAAAACCAATCAGACTATGTCACTGATTCTTCCTGTAACAGCTCAGATGGAGTGCTGGTTAACTTCAGTGCCATCTACCACAAAACCAACAATGCAGTTCCTGCATCTCCACTAAGTCTAGATAGTCCCGTTCCTGGATCTGGTATGGTATTACAGGACAGTTCAAACCCTTTACCCAGCTGGTCATCTCACAACCCTGATCCAAACTGCAACATCTACCCATTCAATGAAATTTCTGACCTCACCATGTGTCTGCAGAGTCAGGCACGGTTAGCAGGTTCCACCCAGAATTACTATAAACTGGTGACATGTGACCTATCATCCCAGTCTTCACCTAGCCCTCCTTGGTCCTCTTTGACCAGTTTCTCTGAGACTCAAAGCCAGGGAAGCTGTTCTCCACCTTCTGAATACTTCCTATTTGGACATTCAGAGGAAGAGGAAAGGGAGAAGCCAAAGGTTTGCCAAACTGAACACAAG GGTGATGGGAACATTGAAGTGAATAATATAAGACGAGCTGATAAGGACCAATCCAAGGGAACAAAAGAGAGAATGGCACACATAAAAACCCATCATTCTGCTCCAAGAGAAcataaaagttttaattatattaagactCCTCAGTCTCAGAGCTGGATTAGCAGCCAAAAATGTTCTACCTTATCAAATCTGGGAGCCCTACAAAACAGCTGTCCGAGCCATTTGGACACAAATTTATCTTCACCTCTGTCTAGGCAACATGCCACCTCTTTTGTAGAAATTGCCCGATGTAAGAAGGGAAATGGAGAGCAATCCATCAAAAAGTACATTGAGGATCCATCAGGCTCACAATTCATCCAAAACCTCTCTTCTATCCAGAAACAGGATGATTCAGAGATGGCAACAAAGTCCCTGAGTGCTGACAGCAGTAGTCAATCCAATCCACGAG GTGCTTCATCTCCAGAAGTTGTGCGATACACAAAAGCACAACGGCCCACCTTTCTCCCTATTCAGCCCTTTGTGCTTCAGGCACCCTCAGGAAAACAACAGACCAAAGCACTTGGTTCCCTTCTTAATCAGTACATCAGCTACAAGTACAGCAAGCCTGGGCCATCCAAAGCTACTTGCAAAAGCAAGTCATATCCACATCATAAGCAACCTTCACCTCTCAGGAGTTCCTCTAACATTGACCCGGAGGCAGCGACCAGTTCAGACACTTGTTCCACCTGCACATCAAGTCCGTTCTTGCCCCATAACCACTCCCAGTGTACCCATCCCTGCACATTTTTGGGGCTCATTCACCAGGACAGAAATCCTCATATGAGTCCAAATATGAGACCAAGAAGCCCACAAAGCCAAGAGCAAGCAGATGGGAGTCCAAAGGCCTGTTCAAGTCAAACACAGTTAAGCCAAAAACATTCTTGGTATGGAAAACAAGCATCTCAGAAATGTCCACTCAAGCAAGCTCCCATTGTTCAGACTCCGACTCCACAATTAATCAAAGAGGAGACTACATGTCCTTTGGAAGCATCCTTTCCTTTACATCAAAATTCCTCCCCTGCCATTACCTCAGTCACCTCCTTGACCTCTATCACCTCCATTGTCTCTCCACCATCCACTGGACGGAAATTCCTTTGGCCTTTTGAAGCTTCATCACAGGTCTGCACCAATGAAAATCCTAACACCAATGTTCAACACTTCTTTAAGCCAAGGAGATCACCTT GTGTTATGAGGGAACGTCAACATGGTGACTCATTGTCCATGACTGACAGACCCCCTGAAGTGTTCTGCCTCTCCCCAGAAGCCCCTTCAGATCTTCTTTTAATTGATCTTTTGCACAAGAGAA GTATGTTGAAAGCTGTGGGTTTGGCAGTGGATCTCATAATGGCACATTTCAATTCAAGAAAAGACCCAGAAGAAAAG ATCAGACTgggaaatagtttactgtgcacCACTATCAGCCACCTTGTCCTTAAACAGCTCTACCCTGCAATCCAGAACATCCTTCAAGATGGTTTCAAAGCCTATAAATTGGACTTGATTATTGGACAACGGCGCAACAAACTATGGAACATCGTAGAGGCCACGGCACGACCAG GCTCATCTACCCAACTGTCTGACAGCTTGGTATCCGCGGTAAAAAAATGTTCCCAGTTATCAAGTCGCATTCGGCTCAGTGTCTTCATCATAGATCTTCTAAA CTTGCATGCTTTGGAATCCTGGATCCGTCATTTATACAATTGCATTG ATGTTGTGTCAGAACACTATCACCATTGGGGGTTCTTGGCTCTGGCCCAGGGGCCAACTTATGGACCTCTGTTCCATGAGCTTCTTCTTTTGCTGCAGCCACTCTCCCTGCTGCCATTTGACCTCCATCTTCCATCCAAACCTAATCTTCAAAGTAAGGAAAAACAAAACCACAGAGCACCCCTGCCTCTTCGGCTTGTTGCCCAGTCAGCTCAGATCCTGCAGATGAGCTTGATCCAGGACAACAGCAGGAGTCCAACAGGTCACAGTGATGCCTTCAGGAAAAGGGTGACTGATGGATTTTGGCTTAATCAGACACCCACCTCAGAGTGTGAAACACAGAAGAAAGAGGATGCAGCAACTGGAAGGAAAAACAATGAGATGCCACAATCTTCAACAAGTCCTCTGGAGGACAAACACTTGAGTGAGCTGCGTTGGGCCAGGCTCTTCGGCGCTAAAGTTGGAACACCAGTTGGCCCACAGAAGGCACAAAAAAACATGAGTGGACCTCTAAGAAG GCGGCCCTCAGAATGGCTGAAGCTTGGTGCATCCAAAGTGGATCTGCCCGCACAGTCAGTATGGATAGGAAAATTGCCAGAGACTCATCTGAGTGGTAACCATGACAGAGATACCCCAAACGAAGATGAAATATCATTCTAA
- the fam166b gene encoding protein FAM166B, which produces MEQFPPKFSKVLVTPDPQYIPGYAGYCPQLKYHMGQTYGQLTAKLLSSPEVSHSQRLVLHTGRFPSTEDDSEPRDEIWRSRHGGRRNLEKMIPGYTGFVPLRQNYFCKTYAETCRDALSEFSQEQEKRLREASADLSFTVNDSFPDFKPKRLNSPLTAISKDPAPYKAPHPWKPPGSPYIMEESSPHKYFISGFTGYVPKARFLFGAGYPIITNKALIQFGNEMKACRTSFDLQRKDSTSLPLISTIYPSKTGILPSYMGHVPGYRFQYGHTFGQLTHDALGHIGTKRKNTEENRLE; this is translated from the exons ATGGAGCAGTTTCCACCTAAATTTAGTAAAGTGTTGGTGACACCTGACCCACAGTACATCCCAGG GTATGCAGGCTACTGTCCTCAGCTGAAGTATCACATGGGCCAGACATATGGTCAGTTAACAGCAAAGCTCCTGTCTTCCCCGGAGGTGTCTCACTCACAGAGGCTTGTGCTCCATACCGGGCGTTTCCCATCCACAGAGGACGACTCAGAACCCCGCGATGAAATCTGGAGAAGCCGACATGGAGGCAGAAGGAACCTGGAAAAAATGATTCCGGGATACACAG GTTTTGTTCCATTGCGTCAAAACTACTTCTGCAAAACATATGCAGAAACCTGTCGAGATGCACTATCAGAGTTCAGCCAGGAACAAGAAAAAAGACTGCGTGAAGCTTCTGCTGACCTGTCTTTTACTGTCAACGACAGCTTCCCAGACTTCAAA CCTAAAAGATTGAACAGTCCTCTTACAGCCATATCTAAAGATCCTGCCCCCTACAAGGCCCCTCACCCCTGGAAACCACCAGGCTCCCCATACATCATGGAGGAAAGCAGCCCACATAAGTATTTCATCTCAG GTTTTACTGGCTACGTTCCCAAAGCCCGGTTCCTCTTTGGTGCTGGATATCCCATCATCACCAACAAGGCACTGATCCAGTTTGGCAATGAGATGAAGGCATGTCGGACCTCCTTCGACTTGCAAAGGAAGGATTCCACCAGCTTGCCTCTGATATCCACAATATACCCCTCTAAAACAGGGATCTTACCCTCTTACATGGGGCACGTACCAG GTTACAGATTTCAATATGGCCATACATTTGGGCAGCTCACCCATGATGCTTTGGGTCACATTGGTACAAAGAGGAAGAACACAGAGGAAAATAGACTGGAGTAA